Proteins found in one Corynebacterium sanguinis genomic segment:
- a CDS encoding exodeoxyribonuclease VII small subunit, whose product MTTPTAFGTGEAGDNAFPDPATLNYEQARDELVETVKILELGQMSLDESLKYWERGEALAKRCELLLDGAATRVEEAIGRTDNSSDS is encoded by the coding sequence ATGACCACCCCGACCGCCTTCGGAACCGGCGAGGCCGGCGACAACGCCTTTCCCGACCCCGCAACGCTGAACTACGAGCAGGCGCGCGACGAGCTCGTCGAAACCGTCAAGATCCTCGAGCTCGGCCAGATGAGCCTGGACGAGTCGTTGAAGTACTGGGAGCGCGGCGAGGCGCTCGCGAAGCGCTGCGAGCTACTTCTCGACGGCGCCGCCACCCGCGTCGAAGAAGCTATCGGCCGCACCGATAACTCGAGCGACTCCTAG
- a CDS encoding DNA recombination protein RmuC translates to MQVATVLVIFALGVILGAALTYLLARWQSSQPQQALDIRPVSHELERLRTQLDEMDADRAVAMSALASQVQTITRTSTRLTDRTDQLISALRSPQTRGRWGEVQLQRVVELGGMVEHCDFDVQATELVDGTRVRPDMIIRLSAGRNIVVDAKVPFSSYLDALNTDDPEEKQAYLRRHAHLLHSHVDTLSAKSYIAAFQPAPEFVVMFVPADPFLDAALALDPEMLEYAFARDVVIATPTTLFALLRTVALGWRHEAATEQARQIQRLGAQLYQRLGTMAEHYNRVGQSLERAVDAFNSTLASMDSRVMVTARKFEEMGVVSPKRSTSHAVDAVSATPRHAAEPE, encoded by the coding sequence ATGCAGGTTGCAACCGTGCTCGTCATCTTTGCCCTCGGCGTCATCCTCGGCGCCGCGTTAACGTACCTACTCGCCCGCTGGCAGTCGTCGCAGCCGCAACAGGCCCTTGACATCCGCCCCGTCTCCCACGAGCTCGAGCGCCTGCGCACGCAGCTCGACGAGATGGACGCCGACCGCGCCGTCGCAATGTCGGCGCTGGCCAGCCAGGTGCAGACGATCACCCGAACCTCGACGCGCCTGACCGATCGCACCGACCAGCTCATCTCGGCCCTGCGCTCCCCGCAAACACGCGGCCGCTGGGGCGAGGTCCAGCTGCAGCGAGTTGTCGAGCTCGGCGGGATGGTCGAGCACTGCGACTTCGACGTTCAAGCAACCGAACTTGTCGACGGCACCCGCGTGCGCCCCGACATGATCATCCGCCTGTCCGCTGGCCGCAACATTGTGGTCGACGCGAAAGTGCCGTTTTCCTCCTACCTCGACGCGCTCAACACCGACGACCCCGAGGAAAAGCAGGCCTACCTGCGCCGCCACGCCCACCTGCTGCACTCGCACGTGGACACGCTGTCCGCCAAGTCCTACATCGCCGCGTTCCAGCCGGCCCCGGAGTTTGTGGTGATGTTCGTGCCCGCCGACCCCTTCCTCGACGCGGCCCTCGCCCTTGACCCCGAGATGCTGGAGTACGCCTTCGCGCGCGACGTCGTGATCGCCACCCCCACCACCCTGTTCGCGCTACTACGCACCGTCGCCCTCGGGTGGCGCCACGAGGCTGCCACCGAGCAGGCGAGGCAGATCCAGCGCCTCGGCGCGCAGCTGTACCAGCGCCTCGGCACGATGGCCGAGCACTACAACCGCGTCGGCCAGTCGCTCGAACGCGCCGTCGACGCGTTTAACTCAACGCTCGCCAGCATGGACTCACGGGTGATGGTCACGGCCCGGAAGTTCGAGGAGATGGGGGTTGTCAGCCCGAAGAGGTCAACATCTCATGCGGTAGACGCTGTCTCCGCAACACCGAGGCATGCCGCGGAGCCCGAATGA
- a CDS encoding 4-hydroxy-3-methylbut-2-enyl diphosphate reductase has product MTEQGKNVLLAAPRGYCAGVDRAVDTVEKALEKYGAPVYVRKQIVHNKYVVETLEERGVIFVEETDEVPEGAHLVFSAHGISPAVRESAIQRNLLTLDATCPLVTKVHNEAKRFARDGYQILLVGHEGHEEVEGTAGEAPEVTHLVDGLDGVASLPDFGPDQKLVWLSQTTLSVDETMEIVNKLFERFPHLENPPSDDICYATQNRQVAVKAIAPKCDLVIVVGSQNSSNSKRLVEVALEAGAKASYLVDFAREIDESWLEGVMTVGVTSGASVPEILVREVLEYLDDRGYSDIEQVTTTTETITFSLPRDLRPSRV; this is encoded by the coding sequence ATGACTGAACAGGGAAAAAACGTCCTTCTCGCCGCCCCGCGCGGTTACTGCGCCGGCGTCGACCGCGCCGTCGATACCGTGGAGAAGGCCTTGGAGAAGTACGGTGCCCCGGTCTACGTGCGCAAGCAGATCGTGCACAACAAGTATGTTGTGGAAACACTTGAGGAGCGCGGCGTGATCTTCGTCGAGGAGACCGACGAGGTGCCCGAGGGCGCCCACTTGGTCTTCTCCGCCCACGGCATCTCCCCGGCTGTGCGCGAGTCGGCGATCCAGCGCAACCTGCTCACCCTCGACGCCACCTGCCCGCTTGTGACCAAGGTGCACAACGAGGCGAAGCGTTTCGCCCGCGACGGCTACCAGATCCTGCTGGTCGGCCACGAGGGCCACGAAGAGGTCGAGGGCACCGCTGGTGAGGCCCCCGAGGTCACCCACCTTGTCGACGGTCTTGACGGAGTCGCTTCGCTGCCGGACTTTGGCCCGGATCAGAAGTTGGTGTGGTTGTCGCAGACCACGCTGTCGGTGGACGAGACGATGGAGATCGTCAACAAGCTCTTTGAGCGCTTCCCGCACTTGGAGAACCCGCCGAGCGATGACATCTGCTACGCCACCCAGAACCGCCAGGTCGCAGTCAAGGCGATCGCGCCAAAGTGCGACCTGGTCATCGTCGTGGGATCGCAGAACTCCTCGAACTCCAAGCGCCTCGTCGAGGTTGCGCTTGAGGCGGGTGCGAAGGCGTCCTACCTGGTGGACTTCGCCCGCGAGATCGACGAGTCCTGGCTGGAAGGTGTCATGACCGTCGGCGTGACCTCGGGAGCCTCCGTGCCGGAGATTCTGGTGCGCGAGGTGCTCGAGTACCTCGACGACCGTGGCTACAGCGATATTGAGCAGGTGACCACGACGACAGAGACCATCACGTTCTCCCTGCCGCGCGACCTGCGACCCTCGCGCGTCTAG
- a CDS encoding restriction endonuclease subunit S, producing MSGWRDTTIGGLGRVVTGSTPPSKHPDWFGDDLPFVTPSDITFGNRRPRPERWLSQSGRDGLRTRVVPPGSAAFVCIGATIGKVCLVETEAITNQQINTVIPGPHTDSRFLYSLLRHLAPTVTQGASGAATPIINKSAFSAIPVRTPDLETQVRIGEVLGALDDLIENNRRRVEVLEEMARAIYREWFVKFRYPGHEDVPMVDSALGLIPEGWQVGELNDLVQLIRDTVDPAAIDAETPAVGLEHIPRKQITLDSWGTAGDQGSRKGVFEKGDVLFGKIRPYFHKVSVAPIDGICSTDAIVLRPASEHWGQAVFVLSSGELVAHATATSNGTKMPRADWKVLGRWPVALPPSAIAGQFTEIARDQLEMAEALMFENARLTNLRDLLLPKLVTGKIDVTSLDLDAAVAEQVAE from the coding sequence ATGAGCGGGTGGCGCGACACGACCATTGGGGGCCTCGGAAGGGTCGTCACGGGAAGCACACCTCCGTCCAAGCATCCAGATTGGTTCGGGGATGATTTGCCCTTCGTCACTCCAAGTGACATCACCTTTGGTAATCGACGCCCGCGACCTGAGCGCTGGCTCTCCCAGTCAGGCCGTGACGGCCTCAGGACCCGCGTCGTTCCACCCGGATCAGCAGCGTTCGTGTGCATCGGAGCGACGATCGGCAAGGTGTGTCTGGTCGAGACCGAGGCCATTACCAATCAGCAGATCAACACGGTCATTCCAGGCCCACATACCGACAGTCGCTTCTTGTATTCCCTTCTACGTCACCTTGCGCCGACCGTCACTCAAGGGGCGAGCGGGGCCGCTACACCGATCATCAATAAGTCGGCGTTCTCGGCGATACCGGTCCGGACTCCCGATCTCGAAACACAGGTGCGGATCGGTGAAGTCCTCGGCGCGCTTGACGACCTGATCGAGAACAATCGGCGGCGGGTGGAGGTGCTGGAGGAGATGGCGCGGGCCATCTACCGTGAGTGGTTCGTGAAGTTCCGTTACCCCGGCCACGAGGACGTGCCCATGGTCGACTCGGCCCTCGGCCTGATACCCGAGGGGTGGCAGGTCGGAGAGCTTAATGACCTCGTCCAGCTAATTAGAGACACCGTTGACCCTGCCGCGATCGATGCCGAGACACCCGCAGTCGGGCTGGAGCATATACCGCGTAAGCAGATCACCCTCGATTCATGGGGTACCGCAGGTGATCAGGGGAGTCGGAAGGGCGTCTTCGAGAAGGGAGACGTTTTGTTCGGCAAGATTCGGCCGTACTTCCACAAGGTCAGCGTCGCGCCAATCGACGGCATCTGCTCCACGGATGCCATCGTGCTACGACCAGCTTCGGAACACTGGGGGCAGGCAGTCTTCGTGCTGTCCAGCGGCGAGCTCGTCGCTCATGCGACCGCAACGTCCAACGGCACGAAAATGCCTCGGGCCGATTGGAAGGTGCTCGGCCGGTGGCCCGTTGCGCTGCCGCCGTCTGCGATCGCTGGGCAATTCACCGAGATCGCTCGGGATCAGCTCGAAATGGCCGAGGCGCTGATGTTCGAGAATGCGCGGCTCACCAATCTGCGCGACCTGCTGCTGCCAAAGCTGGTGACGGGCAAAATTGACGTAACCTCGCTTGACTTGGACGCGGCTGTAGCGGAACAGGTGGCGGAATGA
- a CDS encoding type I restriction-modification system subunit M, producing MKTTDLAKVRATLWSAADELRANSKLTPVQYRDPVLGLVFLAYAENRFETVREEVEANSSARNPATVADYKAKSVLYVPAESRLSHLVDLPEGADVGKATDDAINAIEAANPELKDILPRGYRKLERSTLIELLRLFAPLPTQLSGDAFGFIYEDFLSNFAAQEGKGGGEYFTPYSIVRLIVEILEPFQGRVFDPACGSGGMFVQCAKFVERHNESASRQLSILGVEKTDDTVPLAKMNLALHGLSGDIRQANSYYEDPHSAVGAFDYVMANPPFNVDKIKKDQLAGDRRFPFGLPRADNGNFLWIQQFYAALSPTGRAGFVMANSAGDAGHSEKEIRKQLIESGTVDVMVAISSNFFYTVTLPVTLWFLDKAKVGTPREDTVLFLDARHIFRQIDRAHRDFTADQIEFLANVVRLYRGEDVETVDGSEALLAENFPDGKYVDVGGLCKIATRAEIEEQGWSLNPGRYTGTAAVDEVDVDFMGDLQRLHEEFTALSVEADLLRSKVDAAVQGILEV from the coding sequence ATGAAGACAACTGATCTTGCCAAGGTTCGCGCGACGCTGTGGAGCGCCGCGGACGAGTTGCGCGCGAACTCCAAGCTGACGCCTGTCCAGTATCGCGACCCAGTCCTCGGCTTGGTGTTCCTCGCGTACGCCGAGAACCGTTTCGAGACCGTCCGCGAAGAGGTTGAGGCCAACTCCAGCGCACGTAACCCCGCGACGGTCGCGGACTACAAGGCAAAATCGGTGCTGTACGTCCCCGCTGAGTCTCGGCTCTCCCACCTTGTCGATCTGCCCGAGGGTGCCGATGTCGGCAAAGCCACCGACGATGCGATCAATGCCATCGAGGCAGCCAACCCGGAGCTGAAGGACATCCTGCCGCGCGGGTACCGGAAGCTCGAGCGCTCGACCTTGATCGAGCTGCTTCGACTCTTCGCGCCGTTGCCCACCCAGCTCTCGGGTGACGCCTTCGGATTCATCTACGAGGACTTCCTGTCCAACTTCGCCGCGCAGGAAGGGAAGGGCGGCGGCGAGTACTTCACCCCGTACTCCATCGTCCGGCTCATCGTCGAGATCCTCGAGCCCTTCCAGGGGCGTGTGTTCGACCCTGCCTGCGGGTCGGGCGGCATGTTTGTCCAGTGTGCGAAGTTCGTCGAGCGCCACAACGAGTCGGCCAGCCGTCAACTCTCGATTCTCGGTGTTGAAAAGACCGACGACACCGTCCCGCTGGCCAAGATGAACCTGGCATTGCACGGGCTGTCCGGGGACATCCGGCAGGCCAACAGCTACTACGAGGACCCGCACAGCGCCGTGGGTGCCTTCGACTACGTGATGGCCAACCCGCCCTTCAACGTCGACAAGATCAAGAAGGACCAGCTCGCCGGTGACAGGCGGTTCCCGTTCGGCCTGCCCAGGGCCGACAACGGCAACTTCCTGTGGATCCAGCAGTTCTACGCTGCGCTGTCCCCGACCGGCCGTGCCGGCTTCGTCATGGCGAACTCCGCAGGCGACGCGGGCCACTCTGAGAAGGAGATCCGCAAGCAACTGATCGAGTCCGGCACCGTGGACGTGATGGTCGCGATTAGTTCCAACTTCTTCTATACCGTTACCCTGCCGGTGACATTGTGGTTCCTTGACAAGGCCAAGGTCGGCACCCCGCGCGAGGACACCGTATTGTTCCTCGACGCTCGCCACATCTTCCGGCAGATCGACCGCGCTCACCGTGACTTCACAGCCGATCAGATCGAGTTCCTAGCCAATGTGGTGCGGCTCTACCGTGGCGAGGACGTCGAGACCGTCGACGGCAGCGAAGCGCTGTTGGCCGAGAACTTCCCCGACGGGAAGTATGTCGACGTCGGAGGCCTGTGCAAGATCGCCACCCGCGCCGAAATCGAGGAACAGGGCTGGAGTCTCAACCCTGGCCGCTACACCGGTACCGCGGCGGTCGATGAGGTAGATGTCGACTTCATGGGAGACCTGCAGCGCCTGCACGAGGAGTTCACTGCGCTAAGTGTCGAGGCCGATCTGCTGCGATCCAAGGTCGATGCGGCCGTTCAAGGAATCCTCGAAGTATGA
- the ychF gene encoding redox-regulated ATPase YchF: protein MSLTLGIVGLPNVGKSTLFNALTRNDVLAANYPFATIEPNVGLVELPDERLTRLAEIFSSERILPATVSFVDIAGIVKGASEGEGMGNAFLANIREADAICQVVRAFADDNVIHVDGKVDPANDISVINTELILADLQTIEKALPRLEKDGRKDKDAAAAAAEAKKAQAVLEDDRTLFAAAKAGEIDLALLRDLHLMTAKPFLYVFNSDEAVLTDEARKQELRDLVAPAEAVFLDAQTETELLELDDDDAAELLAAVGQDEPGLSTLARAGFETLGLQTYLTAGPKESRAWTIRQGDTAPKAAGVIHSDFEKGFIKAEIVAFDDLDELGSMAEARAKGKVRMEGKDYVMADGDVVEFRTGLTSGSKK from the coding sequence GTGAGCCTTACTCTTGGAATCGTCGGACTGCCTAACGTGGGCAAGTCCACCCTGTTCAATGCCCTAACGCGTAACGACGTCCTCGCGGCGAACTACCCGTTCGCCACGATAGAGCCCAACGTCGGCCTGGTCGAGCTGCCGGACGAGCGGCTGACGCGCTTGGCGGAGATCTTCTCCTCCGAGCGCATCCTGCCGGCGACCGTGTCGTTCGTGGACATTGCCGGCATTGTCAAGGGCGCGTCCGAGGGTGAGGGCATGGGCAACGCCTTTTTGGCCAACATCCGTGAGGCCGACGCGATCTGCCAGGTGGTGCGCGCGTTTGCCGACGACAACGTGATCCACGTCGACGGCAAGGTCGACCCCGCCAACGACATCTCCGTGATCAACACGGAGCTGATCCTCGCGGATCTGCAGACCATTGAGAAGGCCCTGCCGCGCCTGGAGAAGGACGGCCGCAAGGACAAGGACGCCGCTGCGGCCGCCGCCGAGGCGAAGAAGGCCCAGGCCGTGCTCGAGGACGACCGGACGCTCTTCGCCGCCGCCAAGGCCGGCGAGATCGACCTGGCCCTGCTGCGGGACCTGCACCTGATGACGGCCAAGCCGTTCCTCTACGTGTTCAACTCCGACGAGGCCGTGCTCACGGACGAGGCGCGCAAGCAGGAGCTGCGCGATCTCGTCGCCCCCGCGGAGGCCGTCTTCCTCGACGCCCAGACCGAGACCGAGCTGCTCGAGCTTGACGACGACGACGCGGCCGAGCTCCTCGCCGCCGTCGGCCAGGACGAGCCGGGCCTGTCGACCCTGGCCCGGGCCGGGTTTGAGACCCTCGGCCTGCAGACCTACCTCACCGCCGGCCCGAAGGAGTCCCGCGCGTGGACCATCCGCCAGGGCGACACCGCGCCGAAGGCCGCGGGCGTGATCCACAGCGACTTTGAGAAGGGCTTTATCAAGGCAGAGATCGTCGCGTTCGACGACTTGGACGAGCTCGGCTCCATGGCGGAGGCGCGCGCCAAGGGTAAAGTGCGCATGGAGGGCAAGGACTACGTCATGGCCGACGGCGACGTGGTGGAGTTTAGGACGGGGCTTACGTCTGGGAGTAAGAAATGA
- the xseA gene encoding exodeoxyribonuclease VII large subunit — translation MTQSAQPKSSPENPWPVARLNSTVKKWIERLGWLWVEGQLTQINVKPTWKMSYLTLRDTQEQISVQLTAETSLLRSLATPLKDGDRVVVLGKPSFYAGRGSFSMYITDIRHVGEGELLARIEKLRQQLAAEGLFDASRKQPLPYLPNTVGLITGKGSAAERDVMSVAQSRWPAVKFRVINTAVQGANATPEVIEALRTLDADEAVDVIIIARGGGSVEDLLPFSEETLQRAVAAARTPVVSAIGHEPDNPVLDNVADLRAATPTDAAKRVVPDAAQEFLFVDEARARMNAALRGWVERERSTITALRSRPVLANPMTSLNQRRDEVQRAVALIRRDVRYLLREESAKVSALRSQVSALGPSATLARGYAVVQVLPRDGSGPEVVTTIEQSPPGSQLRIRVADGSITAAAMSHSPAD, via the coding sequence ATGACCCAGTCGGCGCAACCGAAGAGCTCGCCGGAGAACCCATGGCCGGTAGCCCGGCTCAATTCCACGGTCAAGAAGTGGATTGAGCGCCTCGGCTGGCTGTGGGTGGAGGGCCAGCTCACGCAGATCAACGTCAAGCCGACGTGGAAGATGTCGTACCTCACGCTGCGCGATACCCAGGAGCAGATTTCGGTGCAGCTCACCGCCGAAACCTCCCTGCTGCGCTCGCTCGCGACGCCACTGAAAGACGGCGACCGAGTTGTTGTGCTAGGCAAACCCTCCTTCTACGCGGGTCGCGGCTCGTTCTCGATGTACATCACCGACATCCGCCACGTCGGCGAGGGCGAACTACTGGCGCGCATTGAGAAGCTGCGTCAGCAGCTCGCCGCCGAGGGGCTTTTCGACGCCTCCCGGAAGCAACCACTCCCCTACCTTCCCAACACCGTCGGGTTGATTACAGGCAAGGGATCCGCCGCCGAGCGCGACGTGATGTCGGTGGCTCAGTCGCGCTGGCCCGCGGTGAAGTTCCGCGTGATCAACACCGCCGTGCAGGGAGCGAACGCTACCCCCGAGGTCATCGAGGCGCTCCGCACGCTCGACGCGGACGAGGCCGTCGACGTCATCATCATCGCGCGCGGCGGAGGCTCCGTCGAGGACCTGCTGCCGTTTTCGGAAGAAACGTTGCAGCGCGCCGTCGCCGCGGCGCGCACCCCGGTGGTCTCCGCGATCGGCCACGAGCCGGACAACCCCGTGCTTGACAACGTCGCTGACCTGCGCGCGGCCACCCCAACGGACGCCGCGAAGCGGGTGGTCCCGGACGCCGCGCAGGAGTTCCTCTTCGTCGACGAGGCACGCGCGAGGATGAACGCCGCGCTGCGCGGCTGGGTGGAACGCGAGCGCTCCACCATCACGGCGCTGCGCAGTCGACCCGTCCTGGCGAATCCGATGACTTCCTTGAACCAACGCCGCGACGAGGTTCAGCGCGCCGTCGCGCTGATCCGCCGCGACGTGCGCTACCTGCTGCGCGAGGAATCGGCGAAGGTCTCTGCGTTGCGCTCCCAGGTCTCCGCGCTCGGGCCGTCCGCCACGCTTGCGCGCGGTTACGCCGTTGTCCAGGTCCTGCCGCGCGACGGCTCCGGCCCCGAGGTCGTCACCACCATCGAGCAGTCCCCGCCCGGCTCGCAGCTGCGCATCCGCGTCGCGGACGGTTCGATCACCGCGGCCGCGATGTCTCACTCACCCGCCGATTAA
- a CDS encoding AI-2E family transporter, translated as MSNPVNDEIRDDAPEPKVDDERRDIVDRGVVLNSWLKSAAMTVLRILIICVFLFALSQLIGTFWQGILPVILAIIVCTVLAPIAGFLRRRAHFPSALAALISLLIFFGLIGTLVFLIAPDIAAHSRVLYLQAFEGIQRLQLWLQGPPINMDPDDLNEAVNTVAQWLQNQAGTIAGGVFAGIGTAAGLIITLTVVLVLTFFFLKDGPRFLPWLRATAGGRPGLHATELLTRAWNTLSGFIRAQAIVSLVDAFFIGVGIWLVGVPMAFTLSVITFIAGFIPIVGAVVAGALAVLIALVSLGFTEAIIVLLIVLAVQQLEGNVLSPVLQSKAMDLHPVIVLVSVTIGGGLFGLVGAFLAVPVAAMIAVVFRYMMDVMKIHSGEKKADQLIFSTPEGLAIAELEEQESIYERKEWRGDRDWATTPVPAEELVSPPKGSQSWKVLRSSGELLQLAKPSELRRRFAARDEGSNT; from the coding sequence GTGAGCAACCCCGTAAACGATGAGATCCGCGACGACGCCCCGGAGCCAAAGGTCGACGACGAGCGCCGCGACATAGTAGACAGAGGCGTCGTCCTCAATAGCTGGCTGAAATCGGCAGCCATGACCGTGCTGCGCATCCTTATCATTTGCGTCTTCCTCTTCGCGCTTAGCCAGCTGATTGGCACGTTCTGGCAAGGCATTTTGCCCGTGATCCTCGCGATCATCGTGTGCACCGTTCTCGCGCCGATTGCCGGATTCCTGCGCCGCCGCGCGCACTTCCCGTCGGCGCTGGCCGCCCTCATTTCGCTGCTCATCTTCTTCGGCCTCATCGGCACCCTCGTGTTCCTCATCGCCCCGGACATCGCGGCACACTCGCGAGTCCTGTACCTGCAGGCATTCGAAGGCATCCAACGCTTGCAGCTGTGGCTGCAGGGCCCGCCAATCAACATGGATCCCGACGACCTCAACGAGGCGGTCAACACGGTCGCCCAATGGCTACAAAACCAAGCTGGCACCATCGCGGGCGGTGTCTTCGCGGGTATCGGCACCGCCGCGGGCTTGATAATCACCCTGACGGTGGTGCTGGTTTTGACCTTCTTCTTCCTCAAAGACGGCCCGCGCTTCCTGCCCTGGCTGCGTGCCACCGCCGGCGGCCGCCCGGGTCTGCACGCCACCGAGCTTCTCACCCGCGCCTGGAACACCCTGTCCGGCTTCATCCGCGCCCAGGCCATTGTTTCGCTTGTCGACGCCTTCTTTATCGGCGTCGGAATCTGGCTCGTGGGCGTGCCGATGGCCTTTACTCTCTCCGTGATCACGTTCATCGCGGGCTTCATCCCGATCGTCGGCGCTGTCGTCGCCGGCGCCCTTGCGGTGCTCATCGCGCTGGTGTCGTTGGGCTTCACCGAGGCCATCATCGTGCTCCTGATCGTGCTTGCCGTCCAGCAGCTTGAGGGCAACGTGTTGTCCCCCGTCCTCCAATCCAAGGCAATGGACCTGCACCCGGTGATCGTGCTGGTCTCCGTCACCATCGGTGGCGGTCTGTTCGGTCTGGTCGGCGCGTTCCTCGCGGTGCCGGTTGCGGCGATGATCGCCGTGGTGTTCCGCTACATGATGGACGTGATGAAGATCCACTCCGGAGAAAAGAAAGCAGACCAGCTTATCTTCTCCACCCCCGAGGGCCTCGCGATCGCGGAGCTCGAGGAACAAGAATCCATCTACGAGCGCAAAGAGTGGCGCGGCGACCGCGACTGGGCAACCACCCCCGTGCCGGCCGAAGAGCTCGTCTCACCCCCGAAAGGCAGCCAGAGCTGGAAGGTCCTGCGCAGCAGCGGCGAGCTCCTGCAACTGGCCAAGCCGAGCGAGCTGCGCCGCCGCTTCGCTGCCCGCGACGAGGGTTCGAACACGTAA
- a CDS encoding DUF6542 domain-containing protein encodes MSHASPRNSRATRASFDGLATGSAIAIVCAALFTGALLSIYVGQISWPFLTLFALGALAAATLVNPRGLFITVAVVPITFVVAAVATGWFINSGDSGVSRTDVLVIAYPLLQLFPVLLAATLGAALIAFTRLHLLKRYNQALARREREERRRVARSNRRVADEGRRARERTVTVNELREIMAQREAAGRRRGR; translated from the coding sequence GTGTCACACGCGTCGCCTAGGAACTCGCGCGCCACCCGCGCCTCATTCGACGGTCTAGCCACGGGCTCGGCCATAGCCATCGTGTGCGCTGCCCTGTTCACCGGCGCGTTGCTGTCCATCTACGTGGGGCAGATTTCGTGGCCGTTCCTCACGCTTTTCGCCCTCGGTGCGCTCGCGGCGGCAACGCTCGTGAACCCACGCGGGCTGTTCATCACGGTGGCGGTAGTCCCAATCACCTTCGTTGTCGCCGCGGTGGCAACGGGGTGGTTCATTAACTCAGGTGATTCCGGGGTGTCGCGCACGGACGTACTCGTGATCGCTTACCCGCTGCTGCAACTCTTCCCCGTGCTCCTCGCGGCCACCCTCGGCGCAGCGCTGATTGCGTTTACCCGACTGCACCTTCTGAAGCGTTACAACCAGGCCTTGGCGCGTCGCGAGCGGGAGGAGCGCCGCCGCGTCGCGCGCAGCAACCGGCGCGTTGCCGATGAGGGACGCCGCGCCCGCGAACGCACCGTCACGGTCAATGAGCTGCGCGAGATCATGGCCCAGCGTGAAGCCGCAGGCCGTCGCCGCGGCCGCTAG
- a CDS encoding DUF4245 domain-containing protein: MAGNEKPRIFQDGRDMMINVVIIIVAMLAVVGFTGLCTFNPGAPEQGPVQEVDARSFVELESRAVNYPVRYPEMSAGWTTNSARRSMIGGAPAPVIGWVTPGGGFIQMTQTAAPLDDAVREIDADPRELASTEQVGGAQVQIYSSTADDVRDVWAVDVSDARLVFTGAATADEFRELIETAVGTTPISRG; this comes from the coding sequence GTGGCAGGCAACGAGAAACCCCGCATTTTCCAGGACGGTCGCGACATGATGATCAACGTCGTGATCATTATCGTCGCCATGCTGGCTGTGGTCGGGTTCACCGGATTGTGTACCTTCAACCCCGGCGCGCCCGAGCAGGGCCCGGTCCAGGAGGTTGACGCCCGCTCCTTCGTCGAGCTGGAGTCGCGCGCCGTGAACTACCCGGTGCGCTACCCCGAGATGTCCGCGGGCTGGACCACCAACTCCGCGCGCCGCTCGATGATCGGCGGCGCCCCAGCGCCCGTCATCGGCTGGGTCACCCCCGGCGGCGGGTTCATCCAAATGACCCAGACCGCCGCGCCGCTTGACGACGCCGTCAGGGAGATCGACGCGGACCCGCGCGAGCTCGCGTCAACCGAGCAGGTGGGCGGCGCGCAGGTGCAGATCTACAGCTCGACAGCTGACGATGTGCGCGACGTGTGGGCGGTTGACGTCTCGGATGCGCGCCTGGTGTTTACCGGTGCGGCTACCGCTGATGAGTTCCGCGAGCTGATCGAGACCGCCGTGGGCACCACGCCGATTTCGCGCGGCTAG